A genome region from Coleofasciculaceae cyanobacterium includes the following:
- the sppA gene encoding signal peptide peptidase SppA produces the protein MRQFLKQTFASTIGSMIGLFLFISLGASGLILILLTAISDDEDTQGIKDKSVLVFDLSTQIKDFKPSANLAQAFSGKEQEVITLRRVLQSIDRATKDDRIVALFLDGRKGDSPNDYATMEEVRTALEKFQAAGKKIITYDVTLSESKYYLSSLADEVIVNPMGMMELNGLSSKQMFLKGALEKYGVGIQVIRVGDYKSAVEPYIRNDLSPANREQTKALLIDLWSKFVDTVADSRELNTDKLQKLANAKGYLEPQEAKKAGLIDRVGYYDNVASKLRQLTGETETTESFRQVDLGTYADRTIPTTEVADTAAQKIALLYAEGTIVEGKGGIETIGSDRFTEEFQQLRQDDSVKAIVLRVNSPGGSATASEAILREILLTKKEKPVIVSMGNTAASGGYWIAAGADRIFAEENTVTGSIGVFGLLSNIQEIANEHGVTWDVVKTGEFADIDSNIRPKTEAELAIYQKSVNKTYDLFVKKVARYRNLPEAKVKEIAQGRVWSGKEAIKIGLVDRIGGLSSAIAYAAEKAELGNSWQLEEYPQSNRFENELMQRLFSVKALESPAEIDLVTAELLKIRQELSLLNTFNDPSGVYARLPFNFEID, from the coding sequence ATGCGTCAATTTTTAAAACAAACTTTTGCTAGTACTATTGGTAGCATGATCGGCTTGTTTCTTTTTATTAGCCTAGGTGCTAGCGGATTAATCTTGATATTATTAACCGCAATTTCTGATGATGAAGATACTCAAGGGATTAAAGATAAGTCAGTGTTAGTTTTTGATTTATCAACCCAGATCAAAGACTTTAAACCTTCAGCTAATCTAGCTCAGGCTTTCTCTGGCAAAGAGCAAGAAGTTATCACCTTACGTCGAGTTTTGCAGTCCATCGATCGAGCAACCAAAGACGATCGCATTGTAGCTTTATTTTTAGACGGTAGAAAAGGTGATAGCCCCAACGATTATGCCACTATGGAAGAAGTTAGAACTGCGTTAGAGAAGTTTCAGGCTGCGGGAAAGAAAATTATTACCTACGACGTAACTTTGAGTGAGAGTAAATATTATCTGTCTTCCTTAGCCGATGAGGTGATTGTTAATCCCATGGGCATGATGGAGTTAAACGGTTTAAGTTCCAAGCAAATGTTTTTGAAAGGCGCGTTAGAAAAATATGGCGTAGGAATTCAGGTAATTCGAGTTGGCGACTATAAATCCGCCGTAGAACCCTATATTCGTAACGATCTTAGTCCAGCTAATCGGGAACAAACTAAAGCCTTGTTAATCGATCTTTGGAGTAAGTTTGTCGATACCGTAGCCGACAGTCGAGAGTTAAATACCGATAAGCTGCAAAAGCTAGCTAATGCTAAGGGATATCTTGAACCACAAGAGGCTAAAAAAGCAGGTTTGATCGATCGGGTTGGTTATTACGACAACGTAGCTAGCAAACTAAGACAATTAACAGGAGAAACTGAAACTACAGAAAGCTTCAGACAGGTCGATCTAGGAACTTATGCCGATCGCACTATTCCCACCACCGAAGTTGCAGACACCGCCGCGCAAAAGATTGCCTTGCTCTACGCAGAAGGCACAATTGTTGAGGGAAAAGGCGGTATTGAAACTATAGGTAGCGATCGCTTTACTGAAGAATTTCAGCAACTAAGACAAGATGATAGCGTTAAGGCGATCGTTTTGCGAGTCAACAGTCCTGGCGGTAGCGCAACAGCTTCAGAAGCCATTTTGCGCGAAATATTGCTCACTAAAAAAGAAAAGCCCGTTATTGTTTCCATGGGGAATACGGCTGCTTCTGGCGGTTATTGGATTGCTGCTGGTGCAGATCGTATCTTTGCCGAAGAGAACACCGTCACTGGTTCGATTGGTGTTTTTGGCTTACTGTCTAATATTCAAGAGATTGCCAATGAACATGGCGTTACCTGGGATGTCGTTAAAACAGGAGAATTTGCTGATATTGATTCTAATATACGTCCCAAAACTGAAGCAGAGTTGGCTATCTATCAAAAGTCAGTTAACAAAACCTATGATTTATTCGTGAAAAAAGTAGCTCGCTATCGCAATCTTCCTGAAGCGAAAGTTAAAGAAATTGCCCAAGGAAGAGTTTGGTCGGGCAAAGAAGCAATTAAAATTGGTTTAGTCGATCGCATTGGCGGTTTATCAAGTGCGATCGCCTACGCAGCCGAAAAAGCTGAATTAGGCAACAGTTGGCAACTAGAAGAATATCCCCAGTCGAATCGCTTTGAAAACGAGCTGATGCAACGCTTATTTAGCGTTAAAGCGTTGGAATCACCAGCAGAAATCGATCTAGTTACCGCTGAATTATTAAAAATAAGACAGGAATTATCTTTGCTAAATACATTTAACGACCCCAGCGGAGTTTATGCTCGTCTACCGTTCAATTTTGAAATTGACTGA